A window of the Miscanthus floridulus cultivar M001 chromosome 14, ASM1932011v1, whole genome shotgun sequence genome harbors these coding sequences:
- the LOC136503707 gene encoding uncharacterized protein, with protein sequence MGHDIRYIPRTATKSQALADFVTKWIEVQLPTPDVTHEYWTMYFDGSIMALDSGIGVVLISPNGSRLRYAICLHFSASNNTMEYEALINGLRIAIELGATRLYVCSDSELVVDQVIKESSCKSPLMAAYCQKVCKLKDKFQGIELHHIPRKDNDAADFLIKLASRWDPSPCGVFINNVHEPSARILEGPIQTHPDARPAPGGSEPDAKPAPGGSDPNAKPALRGSDPSTFIVLVDKLYKWSPSRVLIKCIPTNQGKQLLLEVHVRICEHHVALRSLVGKAFRQGFY encoded by the coding sequence atgggccacgacatcaggtacatCCCCCGTACCGCCACTAAATCTCAGGCTCTCGCGGATTTTgtcaccaaatggatagaggtgcagctaccgaccccggacgtcacccacgagtactggacaatgtacttcgacgggtccataaTGGCGCTCGACTCGGGgattggagtggttctgatctccccgaaCGGGAGTAGGCTCCGAtacgccatctgcctccacttttcagcctcaaacaacaccatggagtatgaggccctcatcaacggactacgcatcgccatcgagctcggtgctacgcgactctaTGTTTGCagcgactcagagttggtcgttgatcaggtcataaaggagtcctcctgcaaaagccccctcatggcagcatactgccaaaaGGTGTGTAAGCTCAAGGAtaaattccaggggatcgagctgcatcacatccctcgaaaggacaacgatgccgccgattttcttaTAAAATTGGCCTCCAGATGGGATCCATCCCCatgcggggtcttcatcaacaacgTCCATGAGCCGTCTgctcgcatcctagaaggtccgatccagacacaTCCCGATGCCCGACCGGCGCCCGGGGGCTCTGAACCCGACGCCAAGCCAgcgcccgggggctccgaccccaatgccaagccagcgctcaggggctccgaccctagtACCTTCATCGTGCTCGTTgacaaactctacaaatggagtccatcaaGGGTGCTCATAAaatgcatccccaccaaccaggggaagcagctcctcctcgaggtccatgtcaGGATTTGCGAACATCACGTGGCcctaaggtcgctggtcggaaaagcctttcgccaaggtttttactag